DNA sequence from the Poecile atricapillus isolate bPoeAtr1 chromosome 4, bPoeAtr1.hap1, whole genome shotgun sequence genome:
TGAGATACCAACATCCTACACTCAGGTTTTTCAGCAGTAATACTTCGGGTATCCTTCCCCAAGAGCTGCAAGCGCATTGTGTGAGGACCAGTCAAGCCGGTGGGGTGGCCCAACACGCTCTCCAGGCCGCAACCACCAAATGCTTTCGTTAAATCCTACACCCTTACAGGCACCGCTATGGAGACCTAATTTAACAGACTCCTGGCAAAATATAACTGAAAATCACACCTTTGACGGGAAGCAGCAAGCTCCAGAGGGTGAAACACCGGGGCGGGAGGAGGCGGAGGGCAGGCACACCGGGCTCTCGGCCGCTCAGCCACAGCGCCAGCGCCCGAGGCCCCGGCGACCAAGGGGCGACCCGGGGGGAGCGCCGGGGCTGAACCCACCTGTCCGAGTCCGACGAAGGCAGGGCGGCAGCGATCGCCCCGGGCCAAGCGGGCGGCGGCGAGCGGCGCGCTCCCacggctggggacagagggacctGGGCTTCCCCACCGCTCTCCGTAGGGCCCGGCACCTTCTCCTGCTCGGCCTCCAGCTGCCCGTCCAGCACCTTCTCCTGCTCGACCACGAGCTGCCCGTCCAGCACATTCTCCTGCTCGGCCTCCAGCGGCCCGTCCGGCACCTTCTCCTGCTCGGCCACCAGCTGCCCCTCCAGCACCTTCTCCTGCTCGGCCTCCAGCGGCCCGTCCGGCACCTTCTCCTGCTCGGCCAGCAGCTGCCCCTCCAGCACCTTCTCCTGCTCGGCCAGCAGCTGCCCCTCCAGCACCTTCTCCTGCTCGGCCTCCAGCTGCCCGTCCAGCACATTCTCCTGCTCGGCCTCCAGCTGCCCGTCCAGCACATTCTCCTGCTCGGCCAGCAGCTGCCCCTCCGGCACCTTCTCCTGCTCGGCCACCAGCTGCCCCTCCGGCACATTCTCCTGCTCGGCCTCCAGCTGCCCCTCCGGCACATTCTCCTGCTCGGGCTCCAGCTGCCCCTCCGGCACCTTCTCCTGCTCGGGCTCCAGCTGCCCCTCCAGCACCTTCTCCTGCTCGGCCAGCAGCTGCccctccagcacctcctcctgctcGGCCTCCTGCTCGGCCACCAGCCACCCCTCCAGCACCTTCTCCTGCTCGGCCACCAGCTGCCCCTCCAGCACCTTTTCCTCCTGGGCCACCAGCTGCCCCTCTAGCACCTTCTCCTGCTCGGCCACCAGACGCCCCTCCAGCACCTTCTCCAGCTCGACCACCAGCTGCCCGTCCGGCATGACGAGCTTCTCGTGCTCAGCCTCCTGCTCGGCCACCAGCCTCCCGTCCAGCACCACCTCCTCCTCGGCCACCAGCTGCCCGTCCGGCATGACGAGCTTCTCGTGCTCGGCCGCCCGCTGTCCGTCCGGCACCTTCTCCTGCTCGGCCACCAGCTGCCCGTCCGGCACTTTCTCCCGCTCGGCCGCCCGCTGTCCCCCCGGCCCCACGGCCAGGTTCTGCAGCAGCCTCACCACCTCCTCCTGCGCCTCCATTCCCGCGCCACGCGACCcacggccccgcccccggcacGCGCCACTTCCGTCGCCCCGAGCCGCGCCCGGGCGCGTGCGCCGAAAGGCCGCGGGAGGGGCCATGGCGGGTGAGGGCCCGGCCGGGGAGGGTGAGGGACCCGCGCAGCGCCCCGGCAGCTTCAGGTGGTGTAAACCTCGCACCCGGACTTGGTGTCTGTGCCGCCTGCTTGGAATACAAATCTAAAGCTCATGGCTGCTGTTACTGAGGACCTGCTGGGAGAGAttagtttttctgttttataaatgTGCTGACAGCACGCAGAATcatgtaattaaaattaaaaataataaaaagaaaaggctgtaTAATATCAAATTACTATACTGATAGTAATTTGTAGTACTCTGGCGTAGTGACCCCATAATGATAATGACTGTATAATAATGCCAGGCTCtccaaaacagaaatgtttatttatgtTCTGGGTTCACCATATATACTTACGGTTTTGGAGCTTGAGGATTTTTGTGGTGTCTGTCTGGCACAGCTCGGTGGTGTGGGGGAAGCACTCTTGGCATCCCGGGATCTGGTTACATGTGGTGTCCCTGGCCCGTAGGAGAGAACAGACTCAAGCTCGTCCTGGCCACCCTCTGTGTCATTGGTGTCACACAGATAAAGCTTTTCCTCACGAGGGTAACATAGCAGGAAAAGCACTGTGTTTTCTCTTTAACACAATTCATCCGTGGGAAATCCCAAAAGATGTGCCAAAGACTCGGTGTCAGGTCACTGTTAGGGTGACTTTTAAAGTCCTTTTAacccagcctgcagctgctcctgggccaCTGCTGTGTGTCCCTGACCACATCACACTGTCTTGGACGGGATTCCAAATGGTCTTCCTTACCAGGCAACAGAGTATAGGCCTGAGGAGGATGAATAGAGAGAAATAGATAAATACTTGAAAAAGTTGTGTGTGATGATGCTGGAAGTGCCTGGTACTTGAGTGTCTGATGAGAGCAGAGAGTGATATGTTTTCCATGTAATAACCTTCCCCTCCAGCTCTGAGAGAACTCAGTGCCCCACAGCTCAAATGGCACCCAAAACACTTTATCCTTGTCCAGAAGGTCCAGGCTAGACTGAACCCACTGACACAAGAGTGCTTCACTAGTACCCCACACGGGCTGAAGGGAGCATCTGAAAGCAGAAGATTCATTTCCTGATGAATCCACTCTCCATTATGACACAGCAGATGCAACCAGCAGAATTTTATTTAGTAGGAAAGTCATACATGCCCAAATTTGTATATAGTTTAATTTATCAGTACTTTTTTCACTTGTCTACAATTATGTATAAGTCAAACAGAACAGGTACATTATGGACATTTGATAGTTTTGCACTGTCATAAGCAAGGAGCCTGTATAGGCTGTATGTGTAAACAGCAGCAGTAAACTCTCACCGCACAATTACTCAAAACACCTAGGGTAGGAGTCATCTCTGCCTTCATTGGGATCCTAAGATGAGGATCCTTGATTCCTAAGGGAAGCGTGTTCTGAACATTACTGACCTGTACTGCAAGCTCTTTAACAAAAGAGATCTTTAGAAAATCATGCAATTAAATGTCAACAACAATTAGTTGTCAATTGCTTGGAGATTAAATATTGAACAACAATAGCAACTATAAAAACCATTTCTATTGGATCTCATtgacaaatatattttaatccCGAAGGAAGTGACAGAATATGTATCCAATTAAACAATGAATAGAGGCAGTATCCTGCTAAAATCCAATCTGCAAAATCAGGTTTCATTTAAAACTAAGCAAGGGTAGTTTATTATTagtctggggtttgtttttggtttttttaatttatttatttattttgtcagATGTATCTAAAATAGACTATAATACAAGATGTTTGGGTTCATGTGAAAACATTGAACAGTGTGACTGGAAGGGAATAATTTCCCCAAAGCAGACAAAGCCCTTGTATCAGCCAAAACCTTTCCTAATAAAAGGTAATTAATGCCATTACGTAGGATGGAAATagtttaatgaaaattaattttgtttgctaAGCACACATTTTTTATAAATGTAAAGAGATATTCAGGTGTCTATATGTTGCATTTATGTAAGTAAAATACTTAGCTGTCTCATGAACTAtgtctttcctgctttttaaagtattttagtAAGTGTTTTATAGATTTACTCTGGCACATAGATTGTGTTATGACAGTTTCTTCTGTGTTTGTGCAGAACTGGCAGCATCTTTCAAACAAAAAAGATACTTTATTTTATCTAAATGCTGCTGCTTAGCCCTTAACATGTAAGATAGCATTGCTCTTAGAATGAGGATATTGAAAGGCTTGATGCAGAGTAAACATCGTCATCCACTCAGCGAAGGCGCGCAGTAAATAATCTGCAACGTAACAGCATGAGTAGAAATGTTctaggaaaagaaacatttcagagATGAACACTTGAATCACAGTAGTTCCAACGCATGTTTTCAAGGTCTGAAATGTCACTGCTGGGACTGGAATCTGACGTCATCTGTCAAGGCTGGGATAAAAAGTACTGTAAGCCCTGTTTTCTACTGCCAAGTCTTTGATGAAGCTCTCTGGAGGTGCTGTTTCctacatttatttcttcatccttGCTGCTAAGACAGGTGTGAATAATTGTTCCCATCGCACTTTTAAAGCTAAAGTGATGGCACTCAAAGTATTATTACAATGTTTTATTGAATTTCTTTGGATGCAATAAAGGAGtctgttgaaaaaaaataattgtttcatCATATCTCTCCTGGACTTGAATGTGGAAAATAGGTTGGAGATTTCAGTGTGCTGCTTACTATGTCTTGAATGAATAAGAAAGGAAgtcatatttatatattttaaatatgaaagaaaacacCATTTACAGGGATGTtgataatttatatattttatgtttctaTAGTCTAATGACTATACAGAGTGATATCACTTTATCCCACTAAAATGAGAGAAACTCCCATTGACTCCCTCAAAGTCAGAGAGGTCCTGCAGAGAGGCACAGACAAAGAgggctgggcaatcaccaaGTGTATGAAGTTAAAGAAACACTACTTTTGGATTCTTTTGGATTCTGCGCCTGGGATGGGAAAACCCTTGTATGTACGTAAAGACTGGGGAACAAGAGGCCGGAAGGCAGCACCGTGGAAAGGGATTTAGTGGTCTGGGTTGATGGCAAGCTGAACATGAGTCactgtgccctggcagccaggagggccaagcgTATCCTGcagggcatcaggcacagcatggccagccgggcaagggaggggattgtcctgctctgctctgtagAGGGTCATCCTCACCttgagtgctgggggcagttttgggtgccacaatatagGAAGGATATAAAGCAACTGGAGTGCATCCAAAGGAGAGCAGCGAAGATGGTGGACAGTCTGGAGGTGAAGctgtatgaggagcagctgatgtCACTTGGTctgagcctggaggagcctgAGGGGGGACCTCATAATGGTTTACAGCTTACAAGCAGAAGGCAGAGGAGCAGGTagtgatctcttctctctggtgatcAGTGACAGCATGGCATGGGGCTGTGTCggggcaggtttaggctggatttTATGTTTGCAAGAGATTCCTCACCCcgagggtggttgggcactggaacaagctccccagggaagtggtcacagcaccagcctggcagagttcaagaagcatttagACAATGGTCTTGGGCACATGTGTGGCTCTTGGGGgtgccctgtgcagggccaggagttggatttgATGAAGTTTGTGGGTTCCTTCTAACTCGGGTTGTTTTGTGATTCTGCGAGATTCTAGAGTGGCATAGAGGAGGAAAGGGAGTTGTACCACCCCCATAGGGAAACCATGAGCTTAAATTTGAAACAGTTTTGAAGCTACTGCTCCAATCccagagcctttttttttccgCTCTTTGGCTGATCTATTAGAGGCTTAAGTATTCATGGTCAGGAACAGTGGCAGGGAAAGGAAATCAGATCAACAGAATTTTCTGTATCTGGTAGTCACATTTCATTCCACCCCGATGAATCAATATTGTAGCTTGCACAGCTGAGATATCTAGTACAGAAATGAGATTAAAATAGCTACAGTACAGAATGTTTTACTCATTTCAAAGCTTTAAAGTATTGTACAGAGTTAAATTACACAAATTTCTTAGTTCTTTCTTCATATAAAGAGTTCGGCAGTTTATAACtagttggaaagaaaaaaaaatagaacttctaaggaaattatttttcccaaaaatacatttttaaatatgaaaaaaccaTACAATTTTATTTATCAGTAATAGCCAGTAATCTTCCCATTACTGACTTTCCATGACTGAGCTGCCCACAGCCAATTTCAAGTCGCCTTCCAAATCCCTTTACAGAACAAAGGACAAGTTCACCTCCACTTATTCTAAGAGTTTGTACGGTTCATTTATCAATGACGTCTGTTTATCACTGGAGTCTGCTCCAGTTTTCTACCTTGTTTCAGTCAATATTTTGAATTATACCAATATAACCATAATTTGAATAGTTACAAAACCAACTGGATCCAAGCTGCATCTATAAATGTGATTTATTCTGATATGTATAAACAGCTCAGAAATTTCAACTGTCTGCATAGTCAGTGTATTGGAGCTTGTAGGGACTCACATTTGGAGAGAATAACTCAAGTGAATTTGAGTGTGGCTCCCCTGTAATGACCTCTATATAAAAAACAGAAGAAGTTTTAGTGAACTGAGTTTTTATCTGATCATTATGGTTCAGGCATGTCTTTCACAAGCTTTTGTGTAGCTCTCAGAGGACTTCACCAAGTCCTGAGCTTGGAAGACCTCTCTTTCTGTCCTGACATACACTCTTAACCAATCCATCTCATCTTCTCTGCAGTGCCTAGCATTCTTTCCATGCTTGCAGTAATGTTTGGGTAGACAGGCACTCATTAAAGTGTCAGTATATGACAGACATTGAGCATGAAATCAGCGAACAAATTAaagattataatttttaatCCACTTTTGTCATAattgaatttaaatatttctcgCTTTATTCAGATGTTTTGCTGTAGATTTCTGCACACTTCACATCTCAGACTGTATTTTTTATGTTGTATTTGGATAATTTTAGTGCAGCATAAACTGGCATTGCCAGTAAAGCAGGTGTTTTTACTCTTTCTTCCAGTTCTCATTTTCTGTCACTTCCATTGTGCCAGCATTTTTGTCCTTGCAGACATGAGTAAAACTGAAAGTTTTACCTCCTCATACTCATGAGGAAGAATtagttggtttgggttggattttttttttttttttatttttttggtgaaaGATAAGTGTTACAAAACAGAATAACTGAAGAAGcatgaaaaatactaaaaagtCCCTTTGAAACAAAAACTGGTTTGCATGGAAAACCAAAAGCAGAGACTTCTTTGGAGTTTTGGAGTTTGAAGAAAGTAGTCAATAGGATAAGAAGATGATACAGGGGATGAGCAGGTGAGAATGTTGCATATCTAGATTTGTTGAATGGCTTTTGGGAAATCATTATGTCCTCAAGAATTTTATGTATGCTCATTTGGCCTTCATGTTTCATTTGGTACTCAGGGAGTTCCTTCCACAAAATACACAGGTTTCATCTTTCCATTGCATTCAGACTGAAGCACAGAGAATTCATTAAGCTTTTGGCTTAATTATAATTCTCTATACTCTTAAAAGATCAAGCAATCAAAAAAGTCCCCAACACCTAAAActtgcaagaaataaaaatactacaGGAAATGCAAGCATGTCTGCCTAGCAAAAATAGCTACTGAAAGATCATTGCCTTGGTGCTCAACTCTTGTTACTAATTCCTCACTGATAACTAAGATCTGCATCACGCTGTCCCTCATGAGAGCTGCAAGTCAGTTCCAAACCTCAAAAGTAAACCTGTGTCTGTAGAAAAAGGTAATTTGAAAACCTCTGATTAAATATTATCTTATTCTTGAGAGAAATTACAGTACCTATGAGCTCAATGTTTTCAGACAAAATGGAAAATCTTGTAGATGGAATCTTCTCATAACGTCATGAATAAGGCACAAACACAGTTGAGTTCACTTACGCAGTGATAGTTCTGAAAGAAGTCATCAGAAAAAGCAAGAACATTTCACACCACATACACAAGTTGTACCCAAAGTGCCAAAATCATCTAAAGGATGTGGAAAGAGAAGGTAAATAcagtttatatatttatatatatagatttatatagagagatttatatatatttatatatatttatatataagaATATATAAGAATATATATTGCACAGGACTGTCCTAAATTCTTTgcctctgctttttctcctaCATTCCAGTTTCCCATTCAGGGAATTAGTGTTTTGTGCTGCCCCTCTATCTGTACCAGGagttcccttcccttcccttcccttcccttcccttcccttcccttcccttcccttcccttcccttcccttcccttcccttcccttcccttcccttcccttcccttcccttcccttcccttcccttcccttcccttcccttcccttcccttcccttcccttcccttcccttcccttcccttcccttcccttcccttcccttcccttcccttcccttcccttcccttcccttcccttcccttcccttcccttcccttcccttcccttcccttcccttcccttcccttcccttcccttcccttccctttatAATAAATAGGTCTATGAAAGCATTAGCTAAGCACTCAGTAAGAAtccaaataaaaaggaaaaaagagaaagacaaagacaggaggagaaagaaaaataaacggagaacaaaacagaaaaaaaaatgttgtgcTGCAGAATAAATTGACTGTGCTTCTGTATCTTGAATACCGTATGCAGTTCCTTATGTCAGAACGGATACAGTAGAACTGGAACAAATGTGGGGAAGATTCTGTACTAAACAGACAGCCTTCTTCAGTCTGCTAAAAGACAATCCAGATGTACTGTCAGAGAGATTTAGGAGGAATATGAATAGGAAACAACGCTTGTCAATgataagatgcttaaaacaatGACATTAAACCATTAAAACCTTCATGTGGCAGgtcaaaattaaaagaaaaaaagaaaagaaagatggtTCTTCACACAACATGTAAAATTGAGCTATGGGACTTCTCCCCACAGAATGTTTTGGATACCAgaagtgttttaataattataaaGATAACATCACAGCCTGCAGAAATTTCCTGGCCCACAGATTGCTGCCGACTAGGAGCACCTACGCTAGCTTTGTTAattatgcttttctttcagATGAGCACTGACATCTTTTTCTGCAGACAGGATATTCACCTAGATGCATCTTTTGTCTAAACAGAGATGGTTTTGTGTTCTCTCAGAGCAGTAGTTTCTGATTCTCCTGAGACATCCTAACATACAGGACTCCTGAAGCAATGGCTACCTCACAGGAACTCTTCCTGATCTGCTTGGGTTTACTCTTTTTTATGTGCAGAATTTTCCTGACAGACCTTTAGGAACCttattcaaaaattaaaaaaaattaatccttttAAGAAATTGTTTACTTTTCATAGTCAAAAGGCTATTTTTATCGTCAGTATGGCTcttaaagcacaaaaaaaaaaagattattgaAGAAAGGAATATGACATTTTCATTCCCTGTTGTATTTTGATGATGATAATTAGTGGATGattctcacaaaaaaaaaaaaaaaaaagaaagaaaaagaaagtgtgCTACAAGACACATCATACTGTGCATGCAGATTGATTTAAGTTTAGTTCAGGAATTATTGTATAGCccttaataatatttttttattattattgcttaGATTGAATTATCTCAAAATTCCACTTGTCAATTGGTGTCTGAGGTAAGCTT
Encoded proteins:
- the NAF1 gene encoding H/ACA ribonucleoprotein complex non-core subunit NAF1 isoform X5 gives rise to the protein MEAQEEVVRLLQNLAVGPGGQRAAEREKVPDGQLVAEQEKVPDGQRAAEHEKLVMPDGQLVAEEEVVLDGRLVAEQEAEHEKLVMPDGQLVVELEKVLEGRLVAEQEKVLEGQLVAQEEKVLEGQLVAEQEKVLEGQLLAEQEKVLEGQLEPEQEKVPEGQLEPEQENVPEGQLEAEQENVPEGQLVAEQEKVPEGQLLAEQENVLDGQLEAEQENVLDGQLEAEQEKVLEGQLLAEQEKVLEGQLLAEQEKVPDGPLEAEQEKVLEGQLVAEQEKVPDGPLEAEQENVLDGQLVVEQEKVLDGQLEAEQEKVPGPTESGGEAQVPLSPAVGARRSPPPAWPGAIAAALPSSDSDSDTDSDSSSTTLSSSSSSVSEEDDHLNEKDNRTPCIRTKDELPIDKLPPVEDLSIILPDDVELKLFGTVSSIIEQLVIIESLKGLPPVNEESIIFKEDRQVAGKIFEIFGPVSHPFYVMRFNSSDHIKERGINVQDSMYFAPSVKDFTQYIFAEKLKQEKGSDASWKNDQEPPPEVLEFSDDEKEKEAKQKKKKPHSQGRKKVRSETLPSSENKEFHQSVQQPAASYARGYHGRGFFRDLFPPPSGPRGFFRPQVRPPQLYSSDRIYQESPVFPPPYRKEYPVMQQYAFPPPDFGYVSDGYQFHPPPSNMNMMWTGPNMYNSSYSFLSLPPPPPPPLPPPPPPDCHPPQFRPY
- the NAF1 gene encoding H/ACA ribonucleoprotein complex non-core subunit NAF1 isoform X3: MEAQEEVVRLLQNLAVGPGGQRAAEREKVPDGQLVAEQEKVPDGQRAAEHEKLVMPDGQLVAEEEVVLDGRLVAEQEAEHEKLVMPDGQLVVELEKVLEGRLVAEQEKVLEGQLVAQEEKVLEGQLVAEQEKVLEGWLVAEQEAEQEEVLEGQLLAEQEKVLEGQLEPEQEKVPEGQLEPEQENVPEGQLEAEQENVPEGQLVAEQEKVPEGQLLAEQENVLDGQLEAEQENVLDGQLEAEQEKVLEGQLLAEQEKVLEGQLLAEQEKVLEGQLVAEQEKVPDGPLEAEQENVLDGQLVVEQEKVLDGQLEAEQEKVPGPTESGGEAQVPLSPAVGARRSPPPAWPGAIAAALPSSDSDSDTDSDSSSTTLSSSSSSVSEEDDHLNEKDNRTPCIRTKDELPIDKLPPVEDLSIILPDDVELKLFGTVSSIIEQLVIIESLKGLPPVNEESIIFKEDRQVAGKIFEIFGPVSHPFYVMRFNSSDHIKERGINVQDSMYFAPSVKDFTQYIFAEKLKQEKGSDASWKNDQEPPPEVLEFSDDEKEKEAKQKKKKPHSQGRKKVRSETLPSSENKEFHQSVQQPAASYARGYHGRGFFRDLFPPPSGPRGFFRPQVRPPQLYSSDRIYQESPVFPPPYRKEYPVMQQYAFPPPDFGYVSDGYQFHPPPSNMNMMWTGPNMYNSSYSFLSLPPPPPPPLPPPPPPDCHPPQFRPY
- the NAF1 gene encoding H/ACA ribonucleoprotein complex non-core subunit NAF1 isoform X4 — its product is MEAQEEVVRLLQNLAVGPGGQRAAEREKVPDGQLVAEQEKVPDGQRAAEHEKLVMPDGQLVAEEEVVLDGRLVAEQEAEHEKLVMPDGQLVVELEKVLEGRLVAEQEKVLEGQLVAQEEKVLEGQLVAEQEKVLEGWLVAEQEAEQEEVLEGQLLAEQEKVLEGQLEPEQEKVPEGQLEPEQENVPEGQLEAEQENVPEGQLVAEQEKVPEGQLLAEQENVLDGQLEAEQENVLDGQLEAEQEKVLEGQLLAEQEKVLEGQLLAEQEKVPDGPLEAEQEKVLEGQLVAEQEKVPDGPLEAEQENVLDGQLEAEQEKVPGPTESGGEAQVPLSPAVGARRSPPPAWPGAIAAALPSSDSDSDTDSDSSSTTLSSSSSSVSEEDDHLNEKDNRTPCIRTKDELPIDKLPPVEDLSIILPDDVELKLFGTVSSIIEQLVIIESLKGLPPVNEESIIFKEDRQVAGKIFEIFGPVSHPFYVMRFNSSDHIKERGINVQDSMYFAPSVKDFTQYIFAEKLKQEKGSDASWKNDQEPPPEVLEFSDDEKEKEAKQKKKKPHSQGRKKVRSETLPSSENKEFHQSVQQPAASYARGYHGRGFFRDLFPPPSGPRGFFRPQVRPPQLYSSDRIYQESPVFPPPYRKEYPVMQQYAFPPPDFGYVSDGYQFHPPPSNMNMMWTGPNMYNSSYSFLSLPPPPPPPLPPPPPPDCHPPQFRPY
- the NAF1 gene encoding H/ACA ribonucleoprotein complex non-core subunit NAF1 isoform X1; this translates as MEAQEEVVRLLQNLAVGPGGQRAAEREKVPDGQLVAEQEKVPDGQRAAEHEKLVMPDGQLVAEEEVVLDGRLVAEQEAEHEKLVMPDGQLVVELEKVLEGRLVAEQEKVLEGQLVAQEEKVLEGQLVAEQEKVLEGWLVAEQEAEQEEVLEGQLLAEQEKVLEGQLEPEQEKVPEGQLEPEQENVPEGQLEAEQENVPEGQLVAEQEKVPEGQLLAEQENVLDGQLEAEQENVLDGQLEAEQEKVLEGQLLAEQEKVLEGQLLAEQEKVPDGPLEAEQEKVLEGQLVAEQEKVPDGPLEAEQENVLDGQLVVEQEKVLDGQLEAEQEKVPGPTESGGEAQVPLSPAVGARRSPPPAWPGAIAAALPSSDSDSDTDSDSSSTTLSSSSSSVSEEDDHLNEKDNRTPCIRTKDELPIDKLPPVEDLSIILPDDVELKLFGTVSSIIEQLVIIESLKGLPPVNEESIIFKEDRQVAGKIFEIFGPVSHPFYVMRFNSSDHIKERGINVQDSMYFAPSVKDFTQYIFAEKLKQEKGSDASWKNDQEPPPEVLEFSDDEKEKEAKQKKKKPHSQGRKKVRSETLPSSENKEFHQSVQQPAASYARGYHGRGFFRDLFPPPSGPRGFFRPQVRPPQLYSSDRIYQESPVFPPPYRKEYPVMQQYAFPPPDFGYVSDGYQFHPPPSNMNMMWTGPNMYNSSYSFLSLPPPPPPPLPPPPPPDCHPPQFRPY
- the NAF1 gene encoding H/ACA ribonucleoprotein complex non-core subunit NAF1 isoform X2, producing the protein MEAQEEVVRLLQNLAVGPGGQRAAEREKVPDGQLVAEQEKVPDGQRAAEHEKLVMPDGQLVAEEEVVLDGRLVAEQEAEHEKLVMPDGQLVVELEKVLEGRLVAEQEKVLEGQLVAEQEKVLEGWLVAEQEAEQEEVLEGQLLAEQEKVLEGQLEPEQEKVPEGQLEPEQENVPEGQLEAEQENVPEGQLVAEQEKVPEGQLLAEQENVLDGQLEAEQENVLDGQLEAEQEKVLEGQLLAEQEKVLEGQLLAEQEKVPDGPLEAEQEKVLEGQLVAEQEKVPDGPLEAEQENVLDGQLVVEQEKVLDGQLEAEQEKVPGPTESGGEAQVPLSPAVGARRSPPPAWPGAIAAALPSSDSDSDTDSDSSSTTLSSSSSSVSEEDDHLNEKDNRTPCIRTKDELPIDKLPPVEDLSIILPDDVELKLFGTVSSIIEQLVIIESLKGLPPVNEESIIFKEDRQVAGKIFEIFGPVSHPFYVMRFNSSDHIKERGINVQDSMYFAPSVKDFTQYIFAEKLKQEKGSDASWKNDQEPPPEVLEFSDDEKEKEAKQKKKKPHSQGRKKVRSETLPSSENKEFHQSVQQPAASYARGYHGRGFFRDLFPPPSGPRGFFRPQVRPPQLYSSDRIYQESPVFPPPYRKEYPVMQQYAFPPPDFGYVSDGYQFHPPPSNMNMMWTGPNMYNSSYSFLSLPPPPPPPLPPPPPPDCHPPQFRPY